Proteins co-encoded in one Amaranthus tricolor cultivar Red isolate AtriRed21 chromosome 7, ASM2621246v1, whole genome shotgun sequence genomic window:
- the LOC130818767 gene encoding uncharacterized protein LOC130818767, whose translation MQMYPMRKRVKRGSGGETKRTKMWKSLQKTVKNLRKTSIVLGISNIGVIAMGGALMVFEDERSCKRSQLLPFFIVMAVAGVRVLAMIRCAIEQQAAAIAVLGSFPDASSALTDNLSRQQRRLKYKRWLWWTRLATIVTVVQFLSAMYLMFVLVGHTSLNDCALVSLSSHGWWKKHLLVAFLIMVCFVAVLQCFASSDVLRWRSFYDKQDIAWKAHYQEVFDHGIREALCCLGRVKYLKNMEEDEINSVAQLLGDLVTYRATGTGHLEFLAGLALLQMHNQSPKLDVDSIDAPDDKIQEATVFHPFAEAAYTGPLLDVGRNPILFPCAWLYRQGVLTAWNRNRRPVLQGDNWWRGHAAAFLKYANIPPEALRRGRVNQGKCQAAYFIVVLHDTRSVVIAVRGTETPEDLLTDGLCRETCLTMEDLDGLINCMHIAPSVSQNVLSSFPHYGHSGVVESARELYHQIEGAYSGATGLAALESRGFLSSLLGAGCECDGYAVRIVGHSLGGAIAALLGIRLYSRFSDLHVYAYGPLPCVDSVIADACSSFITSIVHDSEFSSFLSVNSILRLRAAALTTLSQGGTADTATVSKLAQLFLYVSKYQNGKFFQSMPNASIAGNATQTCATEKVYGSQLEIFPEGNINLGSYAFLDGESHTNQENHNSTTHDITSSFAPDENPVNDPVSRFLEAVPSSVSRSPGDPPELFLPGFIIHLIRKQRGISFPLLRGWGAQEREPPYGAIIANKENFKEILISPSMFLDHFPWRCQYALQRVCELRRMELNHDNLQMV comes from the exons ATGCAGATGTATCCGATGAGAAAACGGGTCAAAAGAGGAAGTGGAGGAGAGACAAAACGGACAAAAATGTGGAAATCATTGCAGAAAACGGTAAAGAATCTAAGGAAGACGAGCATAGTATTGGGAATTTCCAATATAGGGGTGATTGCCATGGGAGGAGCATTAATGGTGTTTGAGGATGAGAGATCTTGCAAGCGTAGTCAGCTCCTTCCCTTCTTCATAGTCATGGCTGTTGCTGGTGTTCGAGTTTTGGCAATGATACGCTGCGCAAttgaacagcaagctgctgctatTGCTGTTTTGGGCTCTTTTCCTGATGCTTCTTCTGCTCTTACAGATAATCTTTCTCGCCAACAAAGAAGA CTGAAATACAAAAGATGGCTTTGGTGGACAAGGTTAGCAACAATTGTTACAGTGGTGCAGTTTTTATCAGCAATGTATCTCATGTTTGTGTTGGTTGGCCATACTTCATTGAATGATTGTGCTTTAG TGTCACTTTCTAGTCACGGATGGTGGAAGAAGCATCTTTTGGTTGCTTTTCTGATAATGGTGTGTTTCGTAGCAGTGCTGCAATGCTTTGCAAGTTCTGATGTTCTAAGATGGAGATCTTTTTATGACAAGCAAGATATTGCCTGGAAAGCTCATTATCAGGAGGTATTTGACCATGGTATTCGTGAAGCTTTATGTTGCCTGGGTCGAGTCAAATACTT GAAAAACATGGAGGAGGATGAGATTAATTCAGTGGCCCAATTGTTGGGTGATCTTGTCACATATCGCGCCACAGGCACGGGGCATTTGGAATTTTTGGCAG GCCTGGCTTTATTGCAGATGCATAATCAGTCTCCCAAATTAGATGTTGATTCTATCGATGCTCCTGATGATAAGATTCAGGAGGCAACTGTCTTTCACCCATTTGCTGAAGCTGCGTACACG GGTCCTTTGCTTGATGTTGGTAGAAATCCTATCTTATTTCCATGTGCATGGCTATATAGGCAAGGAGTTCTTACAGCATGGAATCGTAACAG ACGACCTGTACTCCAAGGTGATAATTGGTGGCGAGGGCATGCTGCAGCCTTTCTCAAATATGCTAATATACCCCCGGAAGCTCTTCGACGTGGCCGCGTAAACCAG GGAAAGTGCCAGGCTGCATACTTCATTGTGGTTCTGCATGATACAAGGTCTGTAGTAATTGCAGTACGAGGTACTGAGACGCCTGAAGATCTTCTTACTGATGGACTATGCAGGGAGACTTGTCTCACAATGGAAGACTTAGATGGATTAATAAA TTGCATGCATATTGCTCCTAGTGTGAGCCAAAATGTTCTTTCATCATTCCCACATTATGGACACTCGGGGGTAGTAGAGTCTGCTAGAGAACTTTATCACCAAATTGAAGGGGCCTACTCAG GTGCTACCGGACTTGCAGCACTTGAATCTAGGGGATTCCTTTCATCACTTCTGGGAGCAGGATGTGAGTGTGATGGTTATGCAGTCCGGATTGTGGGGCATTCTCTTGGAGGTGCTATTGCAGCATTGCTTGGTATTAGG CTTTATAGCCGGTTCTCAGACTTGCATGTGTATGCATATGGACCTCTTCCGTGTGTGGATTCAGTTATTGCAGATGCATGTTCTAGCTTCATTACGag CATTGTACACGACAGCGAATTTTCATCATTTCTTTCtgtcaattcaatattaaggCTGCGAGCTGCAGCGTTAACTACATTGTCACAAGGCGGCACTGCTGATACAGCCACAGTTTCTAAATTAGCACAGCTGTTTCTTTATGTAAGTAAGTACCAGAACGGGAAGTTTTTTCAGTCTATGCCAAATGCATCTATTGCTGGTAATGCAACACAAACCTGTGCGACCGAAAAAGTTTATGGTTCTCAGTTGGAGATTTTTCCTGAAG GAAACATAAACCTTGGCAGCTATGCTTTCCTGGATGGAGAATCCCATACTAATCAAGAAAATCACAATAGTACGACACATGATATTACTAGTTCTTTTGCCCCTGATGAAAATCCTGTTAATGATCCAGTATCTCGGTTCTTGGAAGCAGTACCTTCATCTGTAAGTAGATCACCTGGTGATCCACCTGAACTCTTTCTTCCAGGCTTTATTATACACCTAATCCGAAAACAAAGGGGTATAAGTTTCCCGCTTCTGAGAGGTTGGGGAGCTCAAGAAAGGGAACCACCATATGGGGCAATCATTGCTAACAAAGAAAATTTCAAGGAGATACTCATTTCGCCTTCAATGTTTCTGGATCATTTTCCCTGGAG ATGTCAGTATGCTTTGCAAAGAGTTTGCGAGTTGCGGAGAATGGAATTAAACCATGATAATTTGCAAATGGTTTGA